The nucleotide window AATGGAGCCGAGCCGGTTCTTGAGGAATCGGATGACCAGTTTATTGACCAGCCCCGCCCGCTCGATCTGAGGGGCATGACCGCATCGCGGAATGACAATCTGTCGGGACTGCGGCATGCTGTCGGCCGCTCGAATCGAACCGGGAATGTCGGCGATGATCCGGTCGTCCTGCCCCCAAATCAAGAGTGTTGGGTGTGGGACCTGACTTAACAGGTTGCCAACCGAGTGGCCAACCGTTCCTCGAAGGGTCCGCAGCACCCCTTTCTTCCACCGCCGATCCTGAAACTTCTGCTCAATGGCCTCGACCAGCTCGTCTCCGGCAAACTGGGTTTTAAAGAAAACCGAGCGGACGAGGGAGTCGTAATCGCTTCGACGCACTCCGTCCATGATCGGCAAGTTCTCCTCGCCGTGCAGACCGGAGGGGCAGATCAGAACCAGTTTCGTCACCTTCTCCGGATACCGAGCGGCGTAGGTCAGCAGAATCTGACCGCCGAGGCTCGATCCGACCAGGTCGTACGGTGGCTTCTGGACAAACTCGTCGAGGTATCGAGCAAGCCGATCGGTGAGGTAGTTGATCGTGACCTCGCCACCCGCCTCGATATGGCGATGGAGATCGTCCCCGTCATAGACGAGCAATTCGGGAACTTTCACGTCGAAATGACGTGACCAGGAATGCCGGTTGGCAAACCAGCTCTCGGATTGCTCGGCAAGCCCATTGACCAGGACAAGGGGATTGGAACGCCGATAGCTCCGGAGAGCCAGGGGCATATTGAAGAAATGGCGCCCGTTCGTCTTCATCGGATCGGTCGACTCTCGGATGCACAAGGGGAAATCCGGCCGGGAAAGGGCCGAGCGTCCTGGGCAATTGAAGGGGAATTCCCGAATATTCCCAGACTCAACTCCCAGGACTGAAGTGGCAAGTCTACCATACGATCTCTGAGGCTCGACACGCTTTCCCCTCCTAACATCCATGACTTTTTGGTGAAGAATTCCCGCCCCCGCGACTCTTGCTTCGGAGAGGTGCCGCGTATGATCCCTGACGGAGCCAGATCCACGGGGTCCTCGGCTGCGTTGAGGTCTCGATCATCACACCCTCCCGAACCGTTTTGAGAGAAAGGCTCTGGTCTGATGCGCGTGTTTCTTGCGGGGGGAACCGGATTGATCGGTTCCCGATTGATTCAGGAGCTGCTCAACCGAGGCGATCAGCCCGTGGTCCTCACCCGTCGGGCATCCTCTGTGCAAGATCGGCCCGAGTTCCGACAGGTTGACGTGGTGCAGGGGGACCCAACCACGAGCGGCCCCTGGCAAGAGAAGGTCGACGGCTGTGAAGCCGTGGTCAATCTCACCGGTCACAATCTGTTTGCCAAGCGATGGTCGCCCGA belongs to Tautonia marina and includes:
- a CDS encoding alpha/beta fold hydrolase codes for the protein MKTNGRHFFNMPLALRSYRRSNPLVLVNGLAEQSESWFANRHSWSRHFDVKVPELLVYDGDDLHRHIEAGGEVTINYLTDRLARYLDEFVQKPPYDLVGSSLGGQILLTYAARYPEKVTKLVLICPSGLHGEENLPIMDGVRRSDYDSLVRSVFFKTQFAGDELVEAIEQKFQDRRWKKGVLRTLRGTVGHSVGNLLSQVPHPTLLIWGQDDRIIADIPGSIRAADSMPQSRQIVIPRCGHAPQIERAGLVNKLVIRFLKNRLGSIPPTLSARRVLKKPRGVTPL